Part of the Helicobacter bilis genome is shown below.
TGTCCAAAAACTCAACAGGGGAAGTAAAGCCCACACAAGAGCAGTTAATCTCGCCTAGCACATACTTATCCTTACCATTTTCATCAGTATCAAGGATAAAATCCGCTGTCCAAATCAAAGGCAAGTCATAATTACCAAGCTTTGTTTTAATCTCTGGTAAGTTAGATAGGAAGTAGCTTACCAACTCATTCCATTGCTCTGGCTTATCATAGCGGTATTTTGCCCCGCTAAAGAGTGTTGCAGAAAACGCATCTGCACCTTCAGCTGGTTTTTTATGCACGACATAAATAGGGTCTTTATACAGCATTAGGATTCTAATCTCGCCCTCTTTAATACGCGGTAAGAAAGTCATATCCACAAGCATACCATTATCGCCTGTCAAATATTTTTCACAGAAATTCATAAAATCGCCTAGTTTATGCTCTTCTACGTGGTTATCCACCGCTTCTGTGCATCGCACGATAGTATCAAGTGGCACGGAATCAAACTTACCATATTGACTTTGATCTTTGAGCTGCACACGCCAGATTCCTTCCCCTGTGCTACCGCGATTTTGCTTTAGCACTCTTTCACCTTTTGCTAGAGTTTTTGGGAAGTTTGCCTTAAAGTCGTGTTCTTCTCCTGCCACCCAATTCACACCAATGCGTTTTGCTTCAGCAGGATCATAGTAGGCTAAAGTATCTGTTGGCACAAGCTCTGTGTTGCGAAGTTTTGTAAGCGCATCTTTTGCCCCATAGCCAATCATCGCATCAGGGTGAGGCATACCAATCACACCACTATCACAAAGCTTACGCAACACATCAAAGTAAAGCTTCTCCTCTTTCAAATTGCCCGGATTCACACGCGATACATACGCATCAGCCGCACCTTTAACATATTCAAAAATCTCATTTGTTTTCGCAGAATCTTTTAGAATCTCATCTGTGAAAAACACAACTTCCGCACTCCAACCAAGCTTTTTGAGATAGTCCATCATCGGCACAGTGTCTTTTCTGTGTCCATCTCTGCCCTTATCACTGCCGCCTACTGCTTCGAAAAAAACGATATGCTTTTTCATGAATCGCTCCTTAAAAATGAAATTCCGTAATTCTAGCATATTTTCAAGCAAAATGTGCTTTTTATGACTGCTTAGTAACGCTTAGATAGACACTTTTTCAAGCAATCTATAATTTTTTAGGTTTTTTCCATACGCCACTGCGGAATACAAGGTAAAAAATAAGTGCTCGAATATAAGTCTCAATAAAAATGATAACAAAAAGCATATAGATTGAAAAGCCAAAATGTGTGCAAAGCCACATAGGCAAAAGGCGAAATATGGATATGCTAACAATATTAATGAATAAAGGTATCTGTGTGAATCCAGCCCCGCGTAACGCCCCATCATACACAAAAGATAGGATTAATGGAATCTGTGATAAACCAACGGCGATAAGATAATATACAGAGATTTCTATCCCAAGTATATCATCGCGTATGAAAATCGCTGACAAAGGCTTTGCAAAGATTACTAAAAGAAGTCCGCAAATTCCTAGCATAATGCTTGATAGAATCGCACAAAGCTTTGTGTATTCACTAGCCCTTATATAGTTTTTTGCCCCAATGCTTTGTCCCATAAGACTCATAATCGCTACCATAAAGCCAAAGCCCGGCACAAATGAAAAGCCTTCAATGGTAGTCCCAGCTTGGAATCCAGACATAGCACTATCTTTATAAATTGCTGCATAAGAGCCAACAAAGACTAGCACAACATTGAGTGAAGCAATGGTGAAAATACGCTCTAATCCTGTTGGAATGCCAACTTTAAAAGCATTGAGTAAAAAAGTCTTATTAAAATAGAGTGAAAAAGAAAGCTTTGTTTGGACAAATTTTGGCAATAATAATAAAATAAACATCTCAAGATATGAGATAAAAAGGCTCACATACGCCGCACCAATAAGCCCTAAAGATGGGAAGCCAAATCGCCCTTCAATAAGCAAATAATAGCCAAGCATACTAAGAAGTGTCAAAAAAATCTTAATAAAAAATGGTCGCTTTGTATCACCGGTCGCTGCAAAACCAGAGATAAGCACATTTTTAATAATAATGGAAGGCAGGGCAAAAATGGTTAAAGAAACATAGCTATATGTAAGAGTGTATAACTCATTACTTAGATTAAAAAGATTTAAATAATAAGGGATTCCAAGATAGATTAGATAAAGCATGGGAAGAGATATAATACAAGCACTAAGTATGATTGTAGCATACACTCTATTCATCTCTACATAATTTTTTGCACCAAAACGCCTTGACATTAACACATTTGTGCCAATACCAAAAATCGCACTGATAGGATAAAAAACAATAATATATTTCGCTCCCGTGTTTAAAGCGGTAAAATGCAGTGAAGAGATACCGCCTAAATAAAAAAGGGCTAAAGATACGCTAAGCATATCAAGACCAGACTGCAAACCGCTAGGAATGGCGATATTTAGAATCCGCTTTATCTGAATCTTTTTTGTCCGCCCTAAGCTAAACATATAATGCCTTTATATGCTTTAAGCTTCATTCATACCATTTAAGAATTCATCATTATTCTTTGTGCCAGCAAGCTTTGAGTAAAGGAAATTGAGTGCTTCAATATCATCCATTTGACTGATAACATTGCGTAGCATCCACACCTTACGCAGCTTCTCATCACCAAGCAGTAAGTCATCTTTTCTTGTGCCAGATTTTAGAATGTCAAATGCGGGATAGATTCTACGATCAGCAATACTTCGTGCTAATACGATTTCAGCATTACCTGTGCCTTTAAACTCTTCAAAAATGACTTCATCCATTCTAGAGCCTGTCTCAATCAATGCGGTAGCAATGATAGTTAAGCTGCCACCATGCTCAATATTTCTTGCCGCACCAAAGAATCTTTTAGGCTTATGCAAAGCATTTGCATCAACACCACCGCTTAAAACCTTGCCGCTTGAAGGCGTTGTAGCATTATAAGCGCGTGCTAAACGAGTGATAGAATCTAGTAAGATAACAACATCTTTGCCGACTTCAATGCGTCTTTTCGCTCTCTCTAGCACGAGTTCTGCTACGCGTATATGATTTGTCGATGGTAAGTCAAAAGTGCTTGAGAATACTTGTCCTTTTACACTTCGCTCCATATCTGTTACTTCTTCTGGTCGCTCATCAATGAGTAGCACCATGAGTTCTACTTCGGGGTGATTCTCACTTATGCCATGTGCTAATTCTTTCATGAGTTCTGTTTTACCCGTTCTTGGTGGGGCTACGATTAATGCCCTTTGTCCTTTACCAATGGGGCTAAAAAGATCTAGCATTCTACCAGTGATTTTTTGTCTATTATATTCTAGCTTTAGCTGCTCTGCGGGGAAAAGCGGGGTGAGATTCTCAAATAAAGGACGATTTTTAATCTCTTCTAGTCCTAAGTAATTTACCGCTTCAATCTTTAAAAGCGCATAATATCTCTCTTGGTCTTTTGGCGGACGCACCTGCCCTGTGATAATATCCCCATTACGCAAAGCAAATCGCTGAATCTGACTTTGTGAAACATAGGTATCATGCTGCGTATCAGAAAACTTCTCATCAATCGAGCGTAAAAAGCCATAGCCCTCACTTGTAATCTCTAAAATACCAGAGATAAGTATGAAGCCACCTTGACTGACTTGATTTTTTAGAATCTCAAAAATCAAATCCTGCCTTAAAAGGTCTTGTGGATTTTGGACTCCAAGCGTTTTTGCAATCTCTAGTAATTTTTGCAAAGGTGTAATCCGCAAATCCTCCATCTTAAAGCCCTCAACTGGCGTGTGAGTCCTTTTTCCTATATCTTTGCCTTTATTTTTTTCATCATAATCATTTTTTTGCTCTCTATCATATCTATCTTGACGCGTGTTTTCATAACGCGTTGTCTTTGTGCCTTTATATGATGGCTTTTTTGTTTTTAATGCCTCATCTTTTTGATAATGTTCATTTGACATTACATGCCTCCAAAATATTGTTAAATAGAATGCTATTAAGCGTAAAATACAAAATCATAATGTTCCTTTAAATGTTTAAAAGTGATTCCATAGTTTATAGATTGCTCTTTTGTAATGCTCTAAATTATAAAAAAGCAATCTATAAAATAAATGTAGTATAAAAATATTCGGGGATTTTTACCTATTTAGATTCTAAAACCTATAAGAAAGCTTAAGAGATTCTAAAACTCTAGAATCTAGTTTAGAATCTAACAAGTAAAAAGGTGTATTTGCTCCAAAACTAAATCAAACTATTTTATTTTCTCAACAAGACTAGCAAATGCACTTGGATTGCTATATGCCATATCTGCAAGTATCTTTCTATCAAGCTCAATGTTTGCCTTTTTCAATGCAAACATAAACTTTGAATAACTCATACCATGCAAACGACACGCCGCATTAATACGCACAATCCACAACTTTCTAAAGTCTCTTTTCTTTTGCTTTCTATCTCTAAAAGCATAGCACATACTTCTTTCAAGCTGCTCTTTTGCTTTTCTAAAATGCTTGCGTCTGCCGCTATAAAAGCCACGCGCAAGTTTTAGAATCTTTTTATGTCTTCGTCTTCTTACAATACCTGTTTTAACTCTCATGGTTTCTCCTGTAACTTTACCTTAAATTTTAAGGTGCAAACATATTGTTTAAACTTTCCCTTATCTCTCTTCAATCTTTAAAGACTAAATAGAATCTAAGGGGACAATCCTTTATCCATTAAATGGATACACATAGCATACTTAAATAAGTAGCCAACTTAACTCATACACAATAAACTTTTGACAGAATCTAAGTTTGTGTCATGCACATAATGTGGCGAATTGAGTCTTGCTTTGCGTTTTGGCGACTTTTTTGTCAAAATATGGCTTTTAAAAGCACTGCCTCTTTTGACTGCATTTTTTTTCACCTTGAAACGCTTTGCAGCACCACGATTAGTCTTCATCTTTGGCATTATTTCTCCTTTCGTAAAATAAAGCTAGAATTGTAGCATAAAAATCTAGCTTTTTGGCTTATTGTTTGGCATC
Proteins encoded:
- the rpmI gene encoding 50S ribosomal protein L35, producing the protein MPKMKTNRGAAKRFKVKKNAVKRGSAFKSHILTKKSPKRKARLNSPHYVHDTNLDSVKSLLCMS
- a CDS encoding Cj0069 family protein, which translates into the protein MKKHIVFFEAVGGSDKGRDGHRKDTVPMMDYLKKLGWSAEVVFFTDEILKDSAKTNEIFEYVKGAADAYVSRVNPGNLKEEKLYFDVLRKLCDSGVIGMPHPDAMIGYGAKDALTKLRNTELVPTDTLAYYDPAEAKRIGVNWVAGEEHDFKANFPKTLAKGERVLKQNRGSTGEGIWRVQLKDQSQYGKFDSVPLDTIVRCTEAVDNHVEEHKLGDFMNFCEKYLTGDNGMLVDMTFLPRIKEGEIRILMLYKDPIYVVHKKPAEGADAFSATLFSGAKYRYDKPEQWNELVSYFLSNLPEIKTKLGNYDLPLIWTADFILDTDENGKDKYVLGEINCSCVGFTSPVEFLDKTARRVANTIINIVEDAQK
- a CDS encoding MATE family efflux transporter, producing the protein MFSLGRTKKIQIKRILNIAIPSGLQSGLDMLSVSLALFYLGGISSLHFTALNTGAKYIIVFYPISAIFGIGTNVLMSRRFGAKNYVEMNRVYATIILSACIISLPMLYLIYLGIPYYLNLFNLSNELYTLTYSYVSLTIFALPSIIIKNVLISGFAATGDTKRPFFIKIFLTLLSMLGYYLLIEGRFGFPSLGLIGAAYVSLFISYLEMFILLLLPKFVQTKLSFSLYFNKTFLLNAFKVGIPTGLERIFTIASLNVVLVFVGSYAAIYKDSAMSGFQAGTTIEGFSFVPGFGFMVAIMSLMGQSIGAKNYIRASEYTKLCAILSSIMLGICGLLLVIFAKPLSAIFIRDDILGIEISVYYLIAVGLSQIPLILSFVYDGALRGAGFTQIPLFINIVSISIFRLLPMWLCTHFGFSIYMLFVIIFIETYIRALIFYLVFRSGVWKKPKKL
- the rho gene encoding transcription termination factor Rho, coding for MEDLRITPLQKLLEIAKTLGVQNPQDLLRQDLIFEILKNQVSQGGFILISGILEITSEGYGFLRSIDEKFSDTQHDTYVSQSQIQRFALRNGDIITGQVRPPKDQERYYALLKIEAVNYLGLEEIKNRPLFENLTPLFPAEQLKLEYNRQKITGRMLDLFSPIGKGQRALIVAPPRTGKTELMKELAHGISENHPEVELMVLLIDERPEEVTDMERSVKGQVFSSTFDLPSTNHIRVAELVLERAKRRIEVGKDVVILLDSITRLARAYNATTPSSGKVLSGGVDANALHKPKRFFGAARNIEHGGSLTIIATALIETGSRMDEVIFEEFKGTGNAEIVLARSIADRRIYPAFDILKSGTRKDDLLLGDEKLRKVWMLRNVISQMDDIEALNFLYSKLAGTKNNDEFLNGMNEA
- the rplT gene encoding 50S ribosomal protein L20, whose protein sequence is MRVKTGIVRRRRHKKILKLARGFYSGRRKHFRKAKEQLERSMCYAFRDRKQKKRDFRKLWIVRINAACRLHGMSYSKFMFALKKANIELDRKILADMAYSNPSAFASLVEKIK